The Gallus gallus isolate bGalGal1 chromosome 28, bGalGal1.mat.broiler.GRCg7b, whole genome shotgun sequence genome has a segment encoding these proteins:
- the LOC420160 gene encoding cathepsin L1-like isoform 3 precursor (isoform 3 precursor is encoded by transcript variant 3) — MFRAMTVPLGLLLALLGCTTALDPVLEEAWERWKSLYAKEYPGEAELIRREVWENNLRRIEQHNWEESQGQHTFRLGMNHYGDLMDEEFNQLLNGFAPVQHEEPALTFQASAAQKTPAEVDWRMRGYVTPVKNQDTSSCRYNPADRAANCSTVWLVAQGSEAALEQAVATVGPVSVAVDASSFFFHFYKSGIFNSMFCSQKVNHGMLAVGYGISQEARKNVSYWILKNSWSEVWGEKGYIRLLKGVNNHCGVANQASFPLL, encoded by the exons ATG ttCAGGGCCATGACTGTGccactggggctgctgctggccctgtTGGGCTGCACCACGGCACTGGACCCTGTACTGGAGGAGGCCTGGGAAAGGTGGAAGAGCCTTTATGCCAAGGAATACCCTGGG GAGGCTGAGCTCATCCGCAGGGAGGTCTGGGAGAACAACCTGCGGCGCATTGAGCAGCACAACTGGGAGGAGTCGCAGGGGCAGCATACATTCCGCCTGGGAATGAACCATTACGGGGACCTG ATGGACGAGGAGTTCAACCAACTCCTGAATGGCTTTGCCCCAGTGCAGCATGAGGAGCCAGCACTGACCTTCCAGGCATCGGCAGCTCAGAAGACCCCAGCAGAAGTGGACTGGCGAATGAGAGGCTACGTGACACCCGTGAAGAACCAG GACACCTCCAGCTGCCGATACAACCCTGCGGACAGGGCAGCCAACTGCTCCACGGTCTGGCTGGTGGCccagggcagtgaggcagcgCTGGAGCAGGCAGTTGCAACTGTGGGCCCCGTGTCTGTGGCAGTGGATGCCAGCAGCTTCTTCTTTCACTTCTACAAATCAG GCATCTTCAACAGTATGTTTTGCAGCCAGAAGGTGAACCATGGGATGTTGGCTGTGGGCTATGGCATCAGCCAGGAAGCCAGGAAGAACGTGAGCTACTGGATCTTAAAGAATAG CTGGTCGGAGGTGTGGGGTGAGAAGGGCTACATCCGCCTGCTGAAGGGAGTTAACAACCACTGTGGGGTGGCCAACCAGGCCAGCTTCCCTCTGCTGTGA
- the LOC420160 gene encoding cathepsin L1-like isoform 1 precursor (isoform 1 precursor is encoded by transcript variant 1): protein MFRAMTVPLGLLLALLGCTTALDPVLEEAWERWKSLYAKEYPGEAELIRREVWENNLRRIEQHNWEESQGQHTFRLGMNHYGDLMDEEFNQLLNGFAPVQHEEPALTFQASAAQKTPAEVDWRMRGYVTPVKNQGHCGSCWAFSATGALEGLVFNWTGKLAVLSEQNLIDCSRKLGNNGCQGGYMTRAFQYVHDNGGMNSEHIYPYQATDTSSCRYNPADRAANCSTVWLVAQGSEAALEQAVATVGPVSVAVDASSFFFHFYKSGIFNSMFCSQKVNHGMLAVGYGISQEARKNVSYWILKNSWSEVWGEKGYIRLLKGVNNHCGVANQASFPLL from the exons ATG ttCAGGGCCATGACTGTGccactggggctgctgctggccctgtTGGGCTGCACCACGGCACTGGACCCTGTACTGGAGGAGGCCTGGGAAAGGTGGAAGAGCCTTTATGCCAAGGAATACCCTGGG GAGGCTGAGCTCATCCGCAGGGAGGTCTGGGAGAACAACCTGCGGCGCATTGAGCAGCACAACTGGGAGGAGTCGCAGGGGCAGCATACATTCCGCCTGGGAATGAACCATTACGGGGACCTG ATGGACGAGGAGTTCAACCAACTCCTGAATGGCTTTGCCCCAGTGCAGCATGAGGAGCCAGCACTGACCTTCCAGGCATCGGCAGCTCAGAAGACCCCAGCAGAAGTGGACTGGCGAATGAGAGGCTACGTGACACCCGTGAAGAACCAG GGGCACTGTGGGTCATGCTGGGCATTCAGTGCCACAGGGGCCCTGGAAGGACTCGTCTTCAATTGGACGGGGAAGCTGGCAGTGCTGAGTGAGCAGAACCTCATTGACTGCTCCCGGAAGCTGGGCAACAACGGTTGCCAAGGTGGCTACATGACCCGTGCCTTCCAGTATGTGCATGATAACGGTGGCATGAACTCAGAGCACATCTACCCCTACCAGGCCACA GACACCTCCAGCTGCCGATACAACCCTGCGGACAGGGCAGCCAACTGCTCCACGGTCTGGCTGGTGGCccagggcagtgaggcagcgCTGGAGCAGGCAGTTGCAACTGTGGGCCCCGTGTCTGTGGCAGTGGATGCCAGCAGCTTCTTCTTTCACTTCTACAAATCAG GCATCTTCAACAGTATGTTTTGCAGCCAGAAGGTGAACCATGGGATGTTGGCTGTGGGCTATGGCATCAGCCAGGAAGCCAGGAAGAACGTGAGCTACTGGATCTTAAAGAATAG CTGGTCGGAGGTGTGGGGTGAGAAGGGCTACATCCGCCTGCTGAAGGGAGTTAACAACCACTGTGGGGTGGCCAACCAGGCCAGCTTCCCTCTGCTGTGA
- the LOC420160 gene encoding cathepsin L1-like isoform 2 precursor (isoform 2 precursor is encoded by transcript variant 2) yields MFRAMTVPLGLLLALLGCTTALDPVLEEAWERWKSLYAKEYPGMDEEFNQLLNGFAPVQHEEPALTFQASAAQKTPAEVDWRMRGYVTPVKNQGHCGSCWAFSATGALEGLVFNWTGKLAVLSEQNLIDCSRKLGNNGCQGGYMTRAFQYVHDNGGMNSEHIYPYQATDTSSCRYNPADRAANCSTVWLVAQGSEAALEQAVATVGPVSVAVDASSFFFHFYKSGIFNSMFCSQKVNHGMLAVGYGISQEARKNVSYWILKNSWSEVWGEKGYIRLLKGVNNHCGVANQASFPLL; encoded by the exons ATG ttCAGGGCCATGACTGTGccactggggctgctgctggccctgtTGGGCTGCACCACGGCACTGGACCCTGTACTGGAGGAGGCCTGGGAAAGGTGGAAGAGCCTTTATGCCAAGGAATACCCTGGG ATGGACGAGGAGTTCAACCAACTCCTGAATGGCTTTGCCCCAGTGCAGCATGAGGAGCCAGCACTGACCTTCCAGGCATCGGCAGCTCAGAAGACCCCAGCAGAAGTGGACTGGCGAATGAGAGGCTACGTGACACCCGTGAAGAACCAG GGGCACTGTGGGTCATGCTGGGCATTCAGTGCCACAGGGGCCCTGGAAGGACTCGTCTTCAATTGGACGGGGAAGCTGGCAGTGCTGAGTGAGCAGAACCTCATTGACTGCTCCCGGAAGCTGGGCAACAACGGTTGCCAAGGTGGCTACATGACCCGTGCCTTCCAGTATGTGCATGATAACGGTGGCATGAACTCAGAGCACATCTACCCCTACCAGGCCACA GACACCTCCAGCTGCCGATACAACCCTGCGGACAGGGCAGCCAACTGCTCCACGGTCTGGCTGGTGGCccagggcagtgaggcagcgCTGGAGCAGGCAGTTGCAACTGTGGGCCCCGTGTCTGTGGCAGTGGATGCCAGCAGCTTCTTCTTTCACTTCTACAAATCAG GCATCTTCAACAGTATGTTTTGCAGCCAGAAGGTGAACCATGGGATGTTGGCTGTGGGCTATGGCATCAGCCAGGAAGCCAGGAAGAACGTGAGCTACTGGATCTTAAAGAATAG CTGGTCGGAGGTGTGGGGTGAGAAGGGCTACATCCGCCTGCTGAAGGGAGTTAACAACCACTGTGGGGTGGCCAACCAGGCCAGCTTCCCTCTGCTGTGA